The Candidatus Omnitrophota bacterium genome contains a region encoding:
- the queC gene encoding 7-cyano-7-deazaguanine synthase QueC has translation MSKEKKKAVVLLSGGLDSATALYITKSKGFAPYGLIFDYGQKHAKEILQAKKIAKAAQCSYKVIKISFPWKGSALLDEKKEIPKKRSFVQMESSIPSTYVPSRNIIFLSFASSFAESIGACAIFIGVNAIDYSGYPDCRPSFISSFQKALDVGTKAGVSKKKIRIYAPLISKTKSQIIKIGLNLKVPYHLTWSCYKGGLKPCGACDSCLLRQKGFDMIKYKDPALK, from the coding sequence ATGAGTAAAGAAAAGAAAAAGGCAGTTGTTTTATTGTCTGGCGGCCTTGATTCGGCAACGGCCCTTTATATCACCAAGAGTAAGGGGTTTGCGCCTTATGGCCTTATTTTTGATTACGGCCAAAAACATGCAAAAGAAATTCTGCAAGCAAAAAAGATTGCAAAAGCTGCTCAGTGTTCTTATAAGGTTATTAAGATTTCTTTTCCCTGGAAAGGCTCTGCGCTTTTAGATGAAAAGAAAGAAATTCCTAAAAAACGTTCTTTCGTACAAATGGAGAGTAGCATCCCGTCAACGTATGTTCCTTCTCGCAATATCATCTTTTTGAGTTTTGCTTCATCGTTTGCTGAAAGCATTGGTGCTTGTGCAATTTTTATAGGCGTTAACGCGATTGATTATTCTGGGTATCCGGATTGTCGACCAAGCTTTATTTCTAGTTTTCAGAAAGCTTTAGACGTAGGAACTAAAGCAGGAGTGAGTAAAAAGAAAATCAGAATTTATGCTCCGCTTATTTCTAAAACAAAATCCCAAATTATTAAAATAGGACTTAATCTAAAAGTACCGTATCATTTAACGTGGTCTTGTTATAAGGGTGGGCTTAAGCCTTGCGGCGCATGTGATAGTTGTTTGCTTCGGCAAAAAGGTTTTGATATGATTAAGTATAAAGATCCAGCCCTTAAATGA
- the queD gene encoding 6-carboxytetrahydropterin synthase QueD, whose protein sequence is MYELTVKSDFASSHSLRDYQGKCKNLHGHTWKVEVVFIGEQLNKTGMLIDFTEIKKGLKEVVDALDHTHLNDLADFKELNPTSENISKYIFQQILKKLPSVKIKCVTVWESENASATYYE, encoded by the coding sequence ATGTATGAGCTAACTGTTAAGTCAGATTTTGCTTCTTCTCATTCTCTGAGAGATTATCAAGGAAAATGTAAGAACTTGCATGGGCACACATGGAAGGTTGAGGTTGTTTTTATTGGAGAACAATTAAACAAGACCGGGATGCTCATCGATTTTACAGAAATTAAGAAAGGATTAAAAGAAGTTGTTGATGCTCTTGATCATACGCATCTTAACGATCTGGCAGACTTTAAGGAGCTCAATCCAACTTCTGAAAATATTTCAAAATATATTTTTCAACAAATACTTAAAAAACTTCCTTCTGTAAAAATTAAGTGCGTTACTGTTTGGGAGTCTGAGAACGCAAGCGCGACTTATTATGAGTAA
- the murI gene encoding glutamate racemase: MKIINKRKYAIGVFDSGLGGLTVVKELIKQLPNEHIVYFGDTARVPYGTKSLEAIIRFSKENVHFLLKHKVKMIVVACNSSSSLALPTLRKEFSLPIIGVIEPGAKKACETTKNRRIGVIATSATIQSQKYVRMIKKILKKAIVSSQACPLFVPLVEEGWFSDRITRDIAKKYLSTMIQSKIDTLILGCTHYPLLKEIIGSIMGKKVFLVDSAKEVAEEVAEALEKMNLANRSLIKGNHRFFVSDKPQHFRSLAKRFLGYDIKNIRKV, encoded by the coding sequence ATGAAAATTATAAATAAAAGAAAATATGCGATTGGAGTGTTTGATTCAGGGCTTGGAGGTCTCACCGTTGTCAAAGAGCTTATCAAGCAGCTTCCTAATGAGCACATTGTTTATTTCGGAGATACAGCTCGTGTTCCGTATGGAACAAAATCGCTCGAAGCGATTATTCGTTTTTCTAAAGAAAATGTTCACTTTCTCCTAAAGCATAAGGTTAAAATGATTGTTGTTGCTTGCAACTCTTCTTCCAGCCTTGCGTTACCGACATTGAGAAAGGAATTTTCTTTACCGATTATCGGCGTTATTGAGCCTGGAGCAAAAAAAGCATGCGAAACTACAAAAAATAGAAGAATTGGCGTTATTGCAACATCTGCCACAATTCAGAGTCAGAAATATGTCCGAATGATAAAAAAGATTCTTAAAAAAGCAATCGTTAGTTCGCAGGCTTGCCCTCTTTTTGTCCCTTTAGTTGAAGAGGGATGGTTTTCGGACAGGATCACACGGGACATTGCCAAGAAATATCTTTCCACTATGATTCAATCAAAAATCGATACGCTTATTTTGGGATGCACACATTATCCTTTGCTTAAAGAAATTATTGGTTCTATTATGGGAAAAAAAGTTTTTCTTGTTGATTCAGCAAAAGAAGTCGCTGAAGAAGTTGCAGAGGCTTTAGAAAAAATGAATCTAGCGAATCGCTCGTTGATCAAGGGGAACCATCGTTTTTTTGTCAGTGACAAGCCACAGCATTTTAGAAGTCTTGCAAAGCGATTTTTAGGATATGATATCAAAAACATTAGAAAGGTTTAA
- a CDS encoding N-acetylmuramoyl-L-alanine amidase, which produces MVIRLFLTAICLIFLSGCAATPFQRLEKKDLVLKDLCARYGFSCTMDSVTQLIKLKRKGFEARGLIGSSTVVVDGKDVYLSRPINISKGIVYVPFDFEQQVMILLSKKAGPSAKAFQKIIIDAGHGGKDPGAITLTGTQEKDIVLDIANRLSDALKKRGAIVLQTRDTDEFLSLEQRVEVARSENADLFMSIHANIASNSGVEGLETYYLGFLGQEDKKEICCVEKHKKMFQKYKMEQSDDNVKKVLLDMLYAYKQQSSGDIARHLSRYTAERITTRDRGGKTANFYVLKNTLIPAILVEVGFLSNQKEEQKLKNSSYRQQIAESLADGLMQYKQ; this is translated from the coding sequence ATGGTGATTCGATTATTCTTAACAGCAATTTGTTTGATTTTTCTTTCAGGTTGTGCAGCAACGCCATTTCAAAGATTGGAAAAAAAAGATCTTGTTTTAAAGGATCTTTGCGCGCGTTACGGGTTTAGCTGTACGATGGACAGCGTTACTCAGCTTATTAAGTTAAAGAGAAAAGGATTTGAGGCTCGAGGCTTAATTGGAAGTAGCACCGTCGTTGTTGACGGGAAGGATGTTTATTTAAGCAGGCCAATCAATATTTCGAAAGGAATTGTTTATGTCCCTTTTGATTTTGAGCAACAAGTTATGATTTTGCTTTCTAAAAAAGCAGGACCTTCGGCCAAAGCATTTCAGAAAATTATTATTGATGCTGGCCATGGAGGTAAGGATCCGGGTGCGATTACTCTAACAGGAACCCAAGAAAAAGATATTGTTCTTGATATTGCTAATCGGCTTTCAGATGCTTTGAAAAAAAGAGGAGCAATCGTTCTTCAAACAAGAGACACAGATGAATTTTTGTCTTTAGAGCAGAGAGTCGAAGTTGCGCGTTCAGAGAACGCAGATTTATTTATGAGTATCCATGCTAATATTGCCAGTAATTCTGGAGTAGAGGGTTTAGAGACGTATTATTTAGGATTTTTAGGGCAAGAAGATAAGAAAGAAATATGTTGTGTTGAGAAACATAAAAAAATGTTTCAGAAATATAAAATGGAGCAAAGTGATGACAATGTAAAGAAGGTTTTATTGGACATGTTGTATGCATATAAGCAGCAATCATCGGGTGATATTGCAAGGCATTTGTCGCGATACACTGCTGAAAGGATTACGACAAGAGACCGCGGGGGCAAAACAGCTAATTTTTATGTTTTAAAGAACACTTTGATTCCTGCTATTTTAGTTGAGGTTGGATTTTTATCGAATCAGAAAGAAGAACAAAAATTAAAAAATAGTTCCTATCGTCAGCAGATTGCTGAAAGTTTAGCTGACGGCTTGATGCAGTATAAACAATGA
- a CDS encoding secretin N-terminal domain-containing protein, whose translation MNIKRSFIIFYLVIFVFFIAGSMGYAQKSGSRSTIDDALDFFEQVQIEDPKPRAYSGEVFSARNVNEINQVSRSNRRASESVMLDALELKDMDIVDVLKLISKKSGLNIVAGKNVRGKVTIYLKDVNVRDALQIILDSNDLAYVEEDGIVKVLTAQDFQQIYGYKFGQETETKLIQLEYVKAEEIVPVLTQMKSQIGLVTFDSKSNTLIITDRPEKISLMREVIQRADIPLSTRVFSLRYSKADEVAGKIQNLLTKNVGKLEFDERSNKIFVTETKEKIDEIISMIKAFDEKHPEVLIEAKILQITLSNDYKMGIDWEAVVSDFHTLDFKSTFSSLTSADKGGRLSIGTIANDDYSVLIEALETIGKTNILSSPRIAVINNEEAKILVGASEPYVTSETVTTASGPTTTSETVNFIEVGVKLFVTPTIHGDGYVTMKIKPEVSSLTGYVTTSTNNKIPTVETSEAETTVMVKDGVTIIIGGLIKEQDIRTVNKVPLLGDIPFLGPIFRNESKEIEKTEIVIFLTPRIITGDVLSEEDIFGK comes from the coding sequence ATGAACATAAAAAGAAGTTTTATAATATTTTATTTAGTTATTTTTGTTTTTTTTATTGCAGGCTCCATGGGCTATGCGCAAAAGAGCGGATCCAGATCGACAATTGACGATGCTCTTGATTTTTTTGAGCAGGTTCAGATAGAAGATCCTAAACCGAGAGCGTATTCTGGAGAAGTTTTTTCGGCGCGAAATGTTAATGAGATTAATCAAGTATCTAGGTCGAATAGGCGCGCTTCTGAAAGCGTTATGCTAGATGCTCTTGAGCTAAAAGATATGGATATTGTGGATGTTTTAAAATTGATTTCCAAGAAAAGTGGACTTAATATTGTTGCCGGAAAGAATGTTCGAGGCAAAGTGACGATTTATTTAAAAGATGTGAACGTTCGAGATGCGCTTCAGATTATTCTTGATTCGAATGATCTGGCTTATGTTGAGGAAGATGGGATTGTTAAAGTTTTAACGGCACAGGATTTCCAGCAAATATACGGATATAAGTTTGGCCAGGAGACTGAAACAAAATTAATTCAACTTGAGTACGTTAAGGCAGAGGAGATCGTACCTGTTTTAACTCAAATGAAAAGCCAGATTGGCTTGGTCACATTTGATAGCAAATCAAATACGTTGATTATTACAGATAGGCCTGAAAAGATTTCTTTGATGAGAGAGGTTATTCAGCGCGCAGATATTCCTTTGTCAACGAGAGTTTTTTCATTGCGTTATTCCAAGGCCGATGAAGTGGCTGGTAAAATTCAGAATTTGCTAACAAAAAATGTTGGTAAGCTTGAATTTGATGAGCGATCGAATAAAATTTTTGTTACGGAAACGAAAGAAAAAATCGATGAGATTATATCAATGATTAAAGCGTTTGACGAAAAACACCCTGAAGTTTTAATTGAAGCGAAGATCCTTCAAATTACTTTAAGCAATGATTATAAGATGGGGATTGATTGGGAGGCTGTTGTTTCAGATTTTCATACTTTGGATTTCAAGAGTACGTTTAGTAGCTTGACAAGCGCAGATAAAGGGGGAAGACTCAGCATAGGTACAATTGCCAATGATGATTATAGTGTTTTGATTGAGGCGCTTGAAACGATTGGGAAGACCAATATTCTTTCGAGTCCGAGAATTGCAGTTATAAATAATGAAGAAGCTAAAATCTTGGTTGGCGCGAGTGAGCCTTATGTAACAAGCGAAACTGTAACAACCGCTTCTGGACCGACAACAACATCAGAAACTGTTAATTTTATTGAAGTTGGCGTTAAGCTTTTTGTAACACCAACGATTCACGGCGATGGTTATGTTACGATGAAAATCAAGCCTGAGGTCAGTTCTCTGACAGGATATGTGACAACAAGTACAAATAATAAAATACCAACTGTTGAAACGTCTGAGGCAGAAACAACTGTCATGGTCAAAGATGGTGTTACTATTATTATTGGTGGGTTAATTAAGGAGCAAGATATTCGAACAGTTAACAAGGTACCTCTTTTAGGGGACATCCCTTTCTTGGGGCCTATTTTCCGAAATGAAAGCAAGGAAATAGAAAAAACAGAGATCGTTATCTTTTTGACGCCGAGAATTATTACTGGAGATGTTTTGTCTGAAGAGGATATTTTTGGAAAGTAA
- a CDS encoding AAA family ATPase, with the protein MSYYEVLDIRNEPFSTSPDPDFFYHSREHTTALKRLEIAIRLRRGLSLILGDVGAGKTTLSRALLQSFAGEENNFIFHMILDPDFKSEYQFLAHLTKMFGVSPFLRSAMDHREAIEKYLFQKGVEEGKIIILLIDEGQKLSLPFIEILRTLLNYETNEFKLLQLVILGQMELLPRIKKINNFMDRVSLRYIINPLDENETAQMIYFRLKKAGFSGHRDIFSYEAIKKIYALSQGYPRKITLYCHNALERLVMDGREVVTGELIDSLAEEESRWGTDE; encoded by the coding sequence ATGAGCTATTATGAAGTTTTAGATATCCGCAATGAACCTTTTTCAACAAGTCCTGATCCGGACTTTTTTTATCATTCAAGAGAGCATACAACTGCGTTAAAACGCTTGGAAATCGCTATTCGTCTTCGAAGGGGTTTGAGTCTTATTTTAGGTGATGTTGGTGCAGGAAAGACAACCTTGTCTAGAGCGTTGTTACAATCGTTCGCTGGAGAAGAAAATAATTTTATTTTTCATATGATTCTTGATCCAGATTTTAAAAGTGAATATCAGTTTTTGGCTCATTTGACAAAAATGTTTGGAGTGAGTCCTTTTTTGCGTTCTGCGATGGACCATCGGGAGGCGATTGAGAAGTATTTATTTCAGAAAGGCGTTGAAGAAGGAAAAATAATTATTCTTTTAATTGATGAAGGTCAGAAATTATCACTACCTTTTATTGAGATATTACGAACGCTTTTAAATTATGAGACAAATGAGTTTAAGTTGCTTCAGCTGGTTATTTTAGGGCAGATGGAGCTTTTGCCGAGAATTAAGAAGATTAATAATTTTATGGATCGTGTAAGCTTGCGTTATATTATCAATCCTTTGGATGAGAATGAGACTGCACAGATGATTTATTTTAGACTTAAAAAAGCTGGTTTTAGTGGTCATCGAGATATTTTTAGTTATGAGGCTATTAAAAAGATTTATGCGTTGAGTCAAGGATATCCAAGAAAAATTACTTTGTATTGTCACAATGCTTTAGAGAGGCTTGTCATGGATGGGAGAGAAGTTGTCACCGGAGAGCTAATTGATTCTTTAGCTGAAGAGGAAAGTCGCTGGGGTACAGATGAATAG
- a CDS encoding MerR family transcriptional regulator: protein MKNIYLLKDLAVSTGYSTHTLKYYLGIGLLEEIGRSPSTHFRYFDDKSVTHLKKIRVMRSQGLSLKEIKIRLKKQL from the coding sequence ATGAAAAATATATATTTATTGAAAGATTTGGCTGTTTCAACAGGTTATTCAACGCATACATTGAAATATTATTTGGGCATTGGGCTTTTAGAAGAAATTGGTCGTAGCCCAAGTACACATTTTAGATATTTTGATGATAAATCTGTTACGCATCTTAAGAAAATTCGTGTTATGCGGAGCCAAGGGTTGTCTTTAAAAGAAATTAAAATAAGGTTGAAGAAACAACTATGA